One Streptomyces drozdowiczii DNA segment encodes these proteins:
- a CDS encoding ABC transporter permease has protein sequence MFPYILLEMRRTLRDAGFLIFGTGMPVLMYLIFTNIGDDGADGWKTASMVGMAAYGALGSAMSIGTGVASDKSLGWLQQLRVTPLSPSHAVVGRAISGSVTVLPVILTVLLAGGLINGVRMAAWQWAVLVLLLWLGALPFTLLGLGNGYRLTPQGTGVVNVACLMGFGVVGGLWFPLEMLPEWLRSVGRFTPANRFADLGWATTDGHAPGAMTTGVLAAWLLLFGAYAVISYRRSARTV, from the coding sequence ATGTTCCCGTACATCCTGCTCGAAATGCGCCGGACCCTGCGTGACGCCGGATTCCTGATCTTCGGCACGGGCATGCCGGTGCTGATGTATCTGATCTTCACCAACATCGGTGACGACGGCGCCGACGGCTGGAAGACTGCGTCCATGGTCGGCATGGCCGCGTACGGCGCGCTCGGCTCCGCGATGTCGATCGGTACGGGCGTCGCCTCCGACAAGTCCCTCGGCTGGCTCCAGCAGTTGAGGGTCACCCCGCTCTCCCCGTCGCACGCGGTGGTGGGCCGGGCGATCAGCGGATCGGTGACCGTGCTGCCGGTGATCCTCACCGTGCTGCTGGCCGGCGGTCTGATCAACGGGGTGCGGATGGCGGCCTGGCAGTGGGCGGTGCTGGTGCTGCTGCTGTGGCTGGGCGCGCTGCCCTTCACCCTGCTCGGCCTGGGCAACGGCTACCGGCTGACCCCGCAGGGCACCGGCGTCGTCAACGTCGCCTGCCTGATGGGCTTCGGCGTCGTCGGCGGGCTGTGGTTCCCGCTGGAGATGCTGCCCGAGTGGCTGCGCTCGGTCGGCCGGTTCACCCCGGCCAACCGGTTCGCGGACCTGGGCTGGGCGACGACCGACGGGCACGCGCCGGGCGCCATGACGACAGGCGTGCTCGCCGCGTGGCTGCTGCTGTTCGGCGCGTACGCGGTGATCTCGTACCGTCGGTCCGCCAGGACCGTGTGA
- a CDS encoding ABC transporter ATP-binding protein — protein sequence MVFTGAVKTFGRAGRSVRAVDGVDVRIGRGETVALLGRNGAGKSTAISLLLGLNAPDEGAVRVLGRSPEQAVRAGLVGAMLQEGRPIPRVTVRELVSFVASTYPRPLPVAEALALAGVTEYADRRIDKLSGGQTQRVRFAVALAGNPELIVLDEPTAALDVEGRRAFWESMRAYARRGNTVLFSTHYLEEADENADRIVVIDRGRVVADGSGAAIKDAAGHSQVSFDLAGGSTEGLDRLPGVVAVEVTGDRALLRTDDSDATVVELARLGLVRGLQVSRATLETAFLALTAPGDAVLATTAPATEKETV from the coding sequence GTGGTCTTCACCGGGGCGGTGAAGACGTTCGGGCGGGCCGGGCGGAGCGTGCGGGCCGTCGACGGGGTGGACGTACGGATCGGCCGCGGCGAGACCGTGGCCCTGCTGGGCCGCAACGGGGCGGGAAAGTCCACCGCCATCTCGCTGCTGCTCGGGCTGAACGCACCGGACGAGGGGGCCGTGCGGGTCCTGGGCCGCTCCCCCGAGCAGGCGGTGCGGGCGGGGCTCGTCGGCGCCATGCTCCAGGAGGGGCGGCCGATACCCAGGGTGACCGTGCGCGAGCTGGTCTCCTTCGTCGCCTCCACCTATCCGCGCCCGCTGCCGGTCGCCGAGGCGCTGGCCCTGGCGGGCGTCACGGAGTACGCGGACCGGCGCATCGACAAGCTCTCGGGCGGCCAGACCCAGCGGGTGCGGTTCGCCGTCGCGCTGGCCGGGAATCCCGAGCTGATCGTGCTGGACGAGCCGACCGCCGCCCTGGACGTGGAGGGGCGGCGCGCGTTCTGGGAGTCGATGCGGGCCTACGCCCGGCGCGGCAACACCGTGCTCTTCTCCACGCACTATCTGGAGGAGGCCGACGAGAACGCGGACCGGATCGTCGTCATCGACCGGGGCCGGGTCGTCGCGGACGGCAGCGGCGCGGCGATCAAGGACGCGGCCGGGCACAGCCAGGTCTCGTTCGACCTCGCGGGCGGCTCCACCGAGGGCCTGGACCGGCTGCCCGGTGTCGTCGCCGTCGAGGTGACCGGCGACCGCGCCCTGCTGCGTACCGACGACTCGGACGCGACGGTCGTGGAGCTGGCCCGCCTCGGCCTGGTCCGGGGCCTCCAGGTCTCCCGGGCCACGCTGGAGACCGCCTTCCTGGCGCTCACGGCACCCGGGGACGCCGTGCTCGCGACGACCGCGCCCGCCACCGAGAAGGAGACCGTCTGA
- a CDS encoding Nif3-like dinuclear metal center hexameric protein translates to MPRLSEVISELDALWPPERAEGWDAVGTVCGDPDAEIHRVLFAVDPVQEIADEAKKLGAHLIVTHHPLYLRGTTTVAADTFKGRVVHTLIREDIALHVAHTNADTADPGVSDALAAALDLRVERPLVPDATDPAGRRGLGRICVLDHPETLAAFAARAAARLPATAQGIRLAGDPEAPVRTVAVSGGSGDSLFDAVRAAGVDAFLTADLRHHPASEATQHSPLGLVDAAHWATEWPWCEQAAAQLEAISDRLGWDLRVHVSKQVTDPWTAHHSSGAPN, encoded by the coding sequence GTGCCCCGTCTGTCTGAAGTCATCTCCGAGCTCGACGCCCTCTGGCCGCCCGAGCGGGCCGAAGGATGGGACGCGGTCGGCACCGTCTGCGGTGATCCGGACGCCGAGATCCACCGGGTGCTCTTCGCCGTCGATCCCGTCCAGGAGATCGCCGACGAGGCGAAGAAGCTGGGCGCGCACCTGATCGTGACCCACCACCCGCTCTATCTGCGCGGTACGACGACGGTCGCGGCGGACACCTTCAAGGGCCGCGTCGTGCACACGCTGATCCGCGAGGACATCGCGCTGCACGTCGCCCACACCAACGCCGACACCGCCGACCCCGGGGTCTCCGACGCCCTGGCCGCCGCCCTCGACCTGCGCGTCGAGCGCCCCCTGGTCCCGGACGCGACGGACCCGGCCGGCCGCCGGGGGCTCGGCCGGATCTGCGTGCTCGACCACCCCGAGACCCTGGCCGCGTTCGCCGCCCGCGCCGCCGCCCGGCTGCCCGCCACCGCGCAGGGCATCCGCCTGGCCGGCGACCCGGAGGCGCCGGTGCGCACCGTCGCGGTGAGCGGTGGTTCCGGCGACAGCCTCTTCGACGCGGTACGCGCCGCCGGTGTGGACGCCTTCCTCACCGCCGACCTGCGCCACCACCCGGCCTCCGAGGCCACCCAGCACTCGCCGCTCGGCCTGGTCGATGCCGCACACTGGGCCACCGAGTGGCCGTGGTGCGAGCAGGCCGCCGCGCAGCTCGAAGCGATTTCCGACCGCCTCGGATGGGACCTGAGGGTCCACGTCTCGAAGCAGGTCACCGACCCCTGGACCGCCCACCACTCTTCTGGAGCCCCCAACTGA
- a CDS encoding zinc ribbon domain-containing protein: MNAAPADQIRLLDVQALDQRLSQLAHRRKSLPEHAEIESLTADLAQLRDLLVASTTEESDTAREQTKAEQDVDQVRQRAARDQQRLDSGAVTSPKDLESLQREITSLAKRQGDLEDVVLEVMERRESAQERVAELTDRVAAVQAKVDDATARRDAATQELDTEAASVTKEREVVAGSVPADLLKLYDKLRVQQGGVGAARLYQRRCEGCRLELNITEINDVKAASPDTVLRCENCRRILVRTADSGL; this comes from the coding sequence CTGAACGCCGCGCCCGCCGACCAGATCCGACTTCTCGACGTCCAGGCGCTCGACCAGCGCCTCTCCCAGCTCGCGCACCGCCGCAAGTCCCTGCCCGAGCACGCCGAGATCGAGTCGCTGACGGCCGACCTCGCCCAGCTCCGCGACCTGCTCGTCGCCTCCACCACCGAGGAGAGCGACACCGCCCGCGAGCAGACCAAGGCCGAGCAGGACGTCGACCAGGTCCGCCAGCGCGCCGCCCGCGACCAGCAGCGCCTGGACTCCGGCGCGGTCACCTCACCGAAGGACCTGGAGAGCCTCCAGCGCGAGATCACCTCGCTCGCCAAGCGCCAGGGCGACCTGGAGGACGTGGTCCTGGAGGTCATGGAGCGCCGCGAGTCCGCGCAGGAGCGCGTCGCGGAGCTGACCGACCGGGTCGCCGCCGTGCAGGCCAAGGTGGACGACGCCACCGCCCGCCGCGACGCCGCCACCCAGGAGCTCGACACGGAGGCCGCCTCGGTCACCAAGGAGCGCGAGGTCGTCGCCGGTTCGGTCCCCGCCGACCTGCTGAAGCTGTACGACAAGCTCCGCGTCCAGCAGGGCGGGGTGGGCGCCGCCCGCCTCTACCAGCGCCGCTGCGAGGGCTGCCGCCTTGAGCTGAACATCACCGAGATCAACGACGTGAAGGCCGCGTCCCCCGACACGGTGCTGCGCTGCGAGAACTGCCGCCGCATCCTGGTCCGCACCGCCGACTCGGGCCTGTAG
- a CDS encoding bifunctional RNase H/acid phosphatase encodes MSLPRRFVVEADGGSRGNPGPAGYGAVVIDPDTGETLAETAEYIGVATNNVAEYRGLVAGLRAVGALLADGPVGTVVQVRVRMDSKLVVEQMSGRWKIKHPDMKPLAAEAAAVLPGADISYEWIPRERNKHADRLANEAMDAGRRGDRWDPSASTAALDTPRAPVAADPVTPQVGWGSAPDLGAPATLLLLRHGETALTPQKRFSGSGGTDPALSPAGLEQAERAATAFAALGTVEEIVSSPLRRCRETAGAVAARLGLEVRIEDGLRETDFGAWEGLTFGEVGERYGDDLDAWLASPDAAPTGGGESFTEVAERVSAARDALVTRYAGRTVLVVTHVTPIKTLVRLALGAPPEALFRMELSAASVSSVAYYADGNASVRLLNDTSHLR; translated from the coding sequence GTGAGCCTGCCGCGCCGGTTTGTTGTCGAGGCCGACGGCGGCTCCCGGGGCAACCCGGGCCCCGCCGGCTACGGCGCGGTCGTCATCGACCCGGACACCGGCGAGACGCTGGCCGAGACCGCCGAGTACATCGGCGTCGCGACCAACAACGTCGCCGAGTACAGGGGCCTCGTCGCGGGCCTCCGCGCGGTGGGCGCCCTGCTCGCGGACGGCCCGGTGGGCACCGTGGTCCAGGTGCGCGTCCGGATGGACTCCAAGCTCGTCGTGGAGCAGATGTCGGGCCGCTGGAAGATCAAGCACCCGGACATGAAGCCGCTCGCGGCCGAGGCGGCGGCGGTCCTGCCCGGCGCGGACATCAGCTACGAGTGGATCCCGCGCGAGCGGAACAAGCACGCCGACCGGCTGGCCAACGAGGCGATGGACGCGGGCCGCCGCGGCGACCGCTGGGACCCCTCGGCCTCCACGGCCGCCCTGGACACCCCACGCGCCCCGGTGGCCGCCGACCCCGTCACCCCGCAGGTGGGCTGGGGTTCGGCGCCCGACCTGGGCGCGCCCGCCACCCTCCTCCTGCTGCGGCACGGCGAGACGGCCCTCACCCCGCAGAAGCGGTTCTCCGGAAGCGGCGGCACCGACCCCGCGCTCTCCCCGGCGGGCCTGGAGCAGGCCGAGCGCGCGGCCACGGCGTTCGCGGCGCTCGGCACCGTGGAGGAGATCGTCAGCTCACCGCTGCGCCGCTGCCGCGAGACGGCCGGGGCGGTCGCGGCCCGGCTCGGCCTGGAGGTCCGGATCGAGGACGGGCTGCGCGAGACGGACTTCGGTGCCTGGGAAGGGCTCACGTTCGGCGAGGTCGGGGAGCGGTACGGGGACGACCTGGACGCCTGGCTCGCCTCCCCGGACGCGGCCCCCACGGGCGGCGGCGAGAGCTTCACGGAGGTAGCCGAGCGCGTGTCGGCCGCCCGGGACGCCCTCGTCACGCGTTACGCGGGCCGCACGGTCCTCGTCGTCACGCACGTCACCCCGATCAAGACCCTGGTCCGGCTCGCCCTGGGGGCGCCCCCGGAGGCGCTGTTCCGCATGGAGCTGTCGGCGGCGTCCGTCTCGTCCGTCGCGTACTACGCCGACGGCAACGCCTCCGTACGCCTGCTGAACGACACGTCCCACCTGCGATAA
- the eda gene encoding bifunctional 4-hydroxy-2-oxoglutarate aldolase/2-dehydro-3-deoxy-phosphogluconate aldolase, with amino-acid sequence MTSSVLDLAPVVPVVVLEDAADAVPLARALVAGGLPAIEVTLRTAAALDAIRAIAAEVPDAVVGAGTVISARNVADTVAAGARFLVSPGWTDALLDAMKGSGLPFLPGVSTTSEVVALLERGVTEMKFFPAEAAGGTAYLKALSAPLPQARFCPTGGISAASAPAYLALPNVGCVGGSWMVPADAVAARDWARVERLAAGAAALRG; translated from the coding sequence CGTCGTCGTCCTGGAGGACGCGGCCGACGCGGTGCCGCTCGCCCGCGCCCTGGTCGCGGGCGGGCTTCCGGCGATCGAGGTGACCCTGCGCACCGCCGCCGCCCTGGACGCGATCCGGGCCATCGCGGCGGAGGTCCCGGACGCGGTCGTCGGCGCGGGCACGGTGATCTCGGCGCGGAACGTGGCGGACACGGTGGCGGCGGGGGCCCGCTTCCTGGTCAGCCCCGGCTGGACGGACGCGCTGCTGGACGCGATGAAGGGGTCGGGGCTGCCGTTCCTGCCGGGCGTCTCGACCACCTCCGAGGTGGTCGCGCTGCTGGAGCGCGGGGTCACCGAGATGAAGTTCTTCCCGGCCGAGGCGGCGGGCGGCACGGCCTATCTGAAGGCCCTCTCCGCGCCGCTCCCCCAGGCCCGGTTCTGCCCGACGGGCGGCATCTCGGCCGCCTCCGCGCCCGCGTACCTGGCGCTGCCCAATGTCGGCTGCGTGGGCGGGAGCTGGATGGTCCCGGCGGACGCGGTCGCGGCCCGGGACTGGGCGCGCGTGGAGCGGCTGGCCGCCGGGGCGGCGGCGCTGCGGGGCTGA